The following proteins are co-located in the Dyadobacter chenwenxiniae genome:
- a CDS encoding response regulator encodes MRILIAEDNQILLRTLTLLMSRIKGVEIVSGHANGQQVLNALRQHSDIDLVISDLHMAGMGGIELTCALKERFPMVKICLLTVEDQPEIIKQAIDAGADGYILKNAEFEQLETAMNLIAAGYKFYSPQVLTQLSKIN; translated from the coding sequence ATGCGGATTTTAATAGCGGAAGACAATCAAATATTATTAAGAACGCTTACACTTTTAATGTCACGCATAAAAGGTGTAGAGATCGTGTCGGGCCATGCAAATGGCCAGCAGGTCTTAAATGCATTGAGACAGCATTCCGATATCGATCTCGTGATTTCTGATTTACATATGGCAGGTATGGGAGGAATCGAGCTTACCTGTGCATTGAAGGAGCGCTTCCCGATGGTAAAGATCTGTTTGCTGACAGTCGAAGATCAGCCAGAGATCATCAAACAAGCAATAGATGCCGGAGCAGATGGTTATATCCTGAAAAATGCCGAATTCGAACAGCTGGAAACAGCAATGAACCTGATCGCAGCAGGCTATAAGTTTTACAGTCCCCAGGTGCTGACCCAATTGAGCAAGATAAATTAA
- a CDS encoding response regulator transcription factor: MMRILIADDHRILLDSLVLLLSSMKDVEVVSKHTNGQQVLSALELEPNIDLVVSDIQMPFMGGIDLTLRMRERFPNVKICLLTVADQPEAIKEAIRAGAHGYVLKSAEKHELETAINLIAKGNKYYCAEVWTVLSRDTSLDLTIKVNKPQSIAITKRELEVLRLIAEEYSGTEIAEKLFIEPTTVETHRKHLMQKLGVQSTIGLVKYALKFQII; this comes from the coding sequence ATGATGCGTATTCTGATAGCAGATGACCACAGAATTCTACTTGATAGTCTGGTTTTACTTCTATCCAGTATGAAAGATGTAGAAGTAGTTTCTAAACATACAAATGGACAGCAGGTATTATCTGCACTCGAATTGGAGCCAAATATTGATCTGGTCGTTTCGGACATTCAAATGCCCTTCATGGGTGGGATTGATTTGACATTAAGAATGAGAGAACGATTTCCGAATGTTAAAATCTGCCTGCTCACTGTAGCGGATCAGCCCGAAGCCATTAAGGAGGCTATTCGCGCCGGCGCTCATGGCTATGTACTTAAAAGTGCGGAGAAACACGAGCTTGAAACGGCAATTAACCTGATTGCAAAAGGGAATAAATACTATTGTGCCGAAGTTTGGACCGTATTGTCGAGAGATACGAGTCTGGATTTAACGATTAAAGTTAACAAGCCGCAGAGTATCGCTATTACCAAGCGGGAACTCGAAGTGCTCAGGCTAATTGCAGAAGAATATTCAGGAACTGAAATTGCCGAAAAGCTTTTTATTGAACCAACGACCGTGGAAACGCATCGCAAACATCTCATGCAGAAGTTAGGAGTACAATCTACAATTGGCCTTGTCAAATATGCATTGAAATTTCAGATTATATAA
- a CDS encoding peroxidase family protein, translating to MNNPAQDARDPNKKSTGIPVAKNERKIARGHGFGTRTEECQPLGQFSQTGKFGRLFPLLKPLVPPAASLEALGAAMIDSVTVDINGPVAHPDGDNDNLPAGYTYFGQFVDHDITLDTTSLQEILVDPLAVTNFRTPMLDLDSIYGSGPVANPYLYQRDNNGLFLIGNTSNTPPFGDPSVPVSLPNDLPRNSEGFALIGDPRNDENLVVAQLHLAFLKFHNKVVEGLVDGSIPRESPLRKSTFEEARDLVIWHYQWIVLHDFLPRILDPVQLNDVLVNGRKFYNINDDIPFIPVEFSVAAYRFGHSMVREAYNYNRVFGFGPGAVTPATLELLFEFSGLSSRNPQSSVPIPSDWIIDWRQFLEIEPNIKPELSRGINPLIIPKLHDIPGLGSLAVRNLKRGSSMGLPPGQSIARLMAFTPLTPDEIATGADGEVAAAHDLHLETPLWYYILKEAEIQGDSKHLGQVGSRIVAEVFIGLLKADSSSFLARKPEWVPTLGVPGSGNFTLADLVRFVGEINQIGDTFDWRATVDLQPVQPTPGGTLSVVGKINMHQEIKVAQLQKRIPQGINPSILQLEIIKIDAELPEGIQEIRYEENLTTTDQYSSIEVFLGSEVVKNITDIQIVQ from the coding sequence ATGAACAATCCAGCACAAGACGCAAGAGACCCGAACAAGAAATCAACAGGGATTCCCGTGGCAAAAAATGAGCGGAAAATCGCCCGAGGCCACGGATTTGGCACACGTACGGAAGAATGTCAGCCTTTGGGCCAATTTTCTCAAACCGGCAAGTTCGGGAGGCTGTTTCCATTGCTTAAACCGCTGGTTCCGCCTGCGGCAAGTCTTGAAGCCCTAGGTGCTGCCATGATTGACAGTGTTACGGTTGATATAAACGGACCAGTAGCTCACCCCGACGGCGACAACGACAACCTTCCGGCAGGATACACTTATTTCGGACAGTTTGTTGATCATGATATTACACTCGACACCACTTCTCTTCAGGAAATCTTGGTTGACCCTTTGGCAGTTACAAATTTCCGGACCCCGATGCTTGACCTTGACTCGATCTACGGCTCCGGGCCGGTAGCCAATCCTTATCTCTATCAAAGAGATAATAACGGTTTATTTTTGATCGGAAACACCAGCAACACGCCTCCGTTTGGAGACCCCTCTGTTCCGGTAAGTCTTCCTAACGATCTTCCCCGTAATTCAGAAGGCTTCGCACTGATAGGAGACCCCAGAAACGACGAGAACCTGGTCGTAGCTCAATTACATCTAGCATTTCTGAAATTTCACAATAAGGTCGTGGAAGGGCTTGTGGACGGATCAATTCCCCGTGAATCTCCGTTACGTAAATCGACTTTCGAAGAAGCCCGTGATCTGGTGATCTGGCACTACCAATGGATAGTCTTGCATGACTTTTTGCCCAGGATACTGGATCCCGTGCAACTGAACGATGTACTTGTAAACGGTAGAAAGTTTTACAATATCAATGATGACATACCATTTATTCCAGTAGAATTCTCCGTCGCTGCTTACCGTTTTGGCCATAGCATGGTAAGGGAAGCGTATAATTATAACCGTGTTTTTGGTTTTGGACCCGGGGCAGTAACACCGGCAACATTGGAACTACTATTCGAATTCAGTGGATTGTCCTCGCGTAATCCCCAAAGTAGTGTTCCTATACCAAGCGATTGGATCATTGACTGGAGACAGTTTCTGGAAATAGAGCCGAATATAAAACCAGAACTTAGCCGTGGGATTAATCCATTGATTATCCCTAAATTACATGACATCCCTGGATTAGGAAGCCTAGCTGTACGAAACCTTAAACGCGGCAGTAGCATGGGCTTGCCTCCGGGCCAGAGCATTGCCAGACTGATGGCCTTCACGCCACTGACGCCCGATGAGATAGCAACCGGAGCAGATGGCGAGGTAGCAGCAGCGCATGATTTGCATCTGGAAACACCTCTATGGTACTACATTCTAAAGGAGGCGGAAATTCAGGGCGATAGTAAGCATCTAGGTCAGGTTGGGAGTCGCATTGTTGCAGAGGTTTTTATCGGATTGTTAAAAGCAGATTCCAGCTCGTTTCTTGCCAGAAAACCGGAATGGGTTCCTACTCTGGGTGTGCCAGGATCAGGAAACTTTACACTGGCGGATCTTGTCAGGTTTGTGGGTGAAATAAATCAAATCGGTGACACCTTTGATTGGAGAGCAACAGTGGACCTGCAACCTGTTCAACCTACGCCTGGTGGTACTTTAAGTGTGGTTGGAAAAATAAATATGCATCAGGAAATAAAGGTTGCCCAACTTCAAAAACGCATTCCACAGGGAATAAATCCTTCCATTTTGCAATTGGAGATCATCAAAATTGATGCTGAGCTCCCGGAAGGTATTCAGGAAATCAGGTATGAAGAAAATCTGACCACGACAGACCAGTACAGTTCGATTGAGGTCTTTCTGGGTAGTGAAGTGGTGAAAAATATCACTGACATTCAAATTGTTCAATAG
- a CDS encoding amidohydrolase family protein, which produces MQFYNVHSHVFNIRNAPKKFLNLFLPDFAAYLVDRLTNTDAGSAMFQVLLSKLGGNLGKRYASFLQVGKSRNQREIFENLKKQYDDDPHLKIVALTMYMEKCGAGPSDTGYEGQLEGIIEIKKENPDNLLVFLGIDPRWKATGKELKETVERYFETKVRVNAERSVYPFAGLKIYPSLGFYAFDEKLKDTFEWAAENEVPVLTHCSYLGGIYNNDTRFVNESLDPVNAYTGLKYSETLGSEATPPSPDKSINILKWIFGQNDNNRNLNTCSYFLEPESYRSLLEYFKNKTKPLKICLAHFGGDEHVLNESKESSSGKLFGTLQKNWCAQIKNLIREFPESVYTDISFTVGNPDTHKPFFKDLKDPELQNRIMFGTDFFLTERLLPEKDDYATFKKAALAQPFGNTNAWEIMASKNVESFLASKYNP; this is translated from the coding sequence ATGCAATTCTATAATGTTCATAGTCATGTATTTAACATCAGGAATGCGCCAAAAAAATTCCTTAACCTCTTTCTTCCGGATTTCGCTGCATACCTGGTAGACCGCCTGACCAACACAGATGCCGGGTCGGCCATGTTCCAGGTACTGTTGTCCAAATTAGGAGGGAATCTGGGAAAGAGGTATGCCAGCTTTTTACAGGTCGGCAAAAGCAGAAATCAGCGTGAAATCTTTGAGAATTTAAAAAAGCAATATGATGATGACCCGCATCTGAAGATTGTTGCACTTACGATGTATATGGAAAAATGCGGAGCAGGACCATCCGACACGGGGTACGAAGGTCAATTAGAAGGTATTATTGAAATTAAAAAAGAGAATCCGGATAATCTTTTGGTTTTCCTTGGTATTGATCCCCGATGGAAAGCAACGGGGAAAGAGTTGAAAGAAACCGTTGAGCGTTATTTTGAAACAAAGGTCCGGGTTAACGCGGAACGGTCCGTATATCCGTTCGCCGGCCTGAAAATCTATCCAAGTCTGGGCTTCTATGCTTTTGATGAAAAATTGAAAGATACTTTTGAATGGGCCGCCGAAAATGAGGTGCCTGTTTTGACACATTGCAGCTATCTCGGCGGGATTTACAATAATGATACCAGGTTTGTTAATGAAAGTCTGGATCCTGTTAATGCTTACACTGGTCTTAAGTACTCTGAAACACTTGGAAGTGAAGCAACGCCTCCGTCGCCAGACAAATCCATAAACATCCTCAAATGGATATTTGGACAAAATGACAACAATCGAAATCTCAATACCTGTTCATATTTTCTAGAGCCTGAGAGCTACCGATCGCTTTTGGAATACTTTAAGAACAAAACAAAGCCACTGAAAATTTGCCTTGCTCATTTTGGAGGTGATGAGCATGTGTTAAATGAAAGCAAGGAATCATCTTCGGGAAAGCTATTTGGAACCTTACAAAAAAATTGGTGTGCCCAAATCAAAAATCTGATTCGCGAATTTCCTGAAAGCGTTTACACCGATATCTCATTTACGGTAGGCAATCCTGATACACACAAGCCTTTCTTTAAGGATTTAAAGGATCCTGAACTGCAAAATCGCATTATGTTCGGCACCGACTTCTTCCTGACCGAACGGCTACTTCCCGAGAAAGACGATTACGCCACTTTTAAAAAAGCAGCACTGGCGCAACCGTTTGGAAATACCAATGCCTGGGAAATAATGGCTTCAAAAAATGTGGAGTCGTTTTTAGCCAGTAAGTACAATCCATGA
- a CDS encoding Dyp-type peroxidase, producing MNGILDSTNVSLKTHIDLLSDLQGNILKFHGRTHAFHIFLQFDRELAEAARDWISRFNVTSSATQLGDAHLRKSNPTHDGGAFFNFSLAASGYEELGIPEALIPSERAFRDGLQNRVSETADDLEKWEPDFRQRIDALIIVADSNISKATLEKDRILNEVSGFAKIVHVQKGKVLRNASGIGIEHFGYADGVSQPSFLAHNDSPASQWDDNGALLKTLLVPEANESDTETFGSYFVFRKLDQNVRKFKEMEDRLSKQFNKISDEEYGILNRKGKSNRELAGAMIVGRFEDGTAVTNHSDEFGITGEAQLENDFDYRDDLKGLKCPFHAHIRITNPRRDVSNEFAKSVRLTRRGIPYNDIGRDEHNLEEDQPDGGVGLLFMCYQSSIEGQFEFIQRDWANKGDIGGKLVGQDAIIGQGPNGFIKSLPNQWNTDTGRENIPTDFRDFVTMKGGEYFFTPSIGFLRGLV from the coding sequence ATGAACGGGATATTAGATTCGACAAATGTATCGCTGAAAACTCATATCGACCTACTGAGCGACTTGCAGGGAAACATACTTAAATTTCATGGACGGACGCATGCATTTCATATCTTCCTGCAATTTGATCGTGAATTGGCGGAGGCCGCCAGAGATTGGATTTCCAGATTCAATGTAACTTCTTCTGCCACGCAACTGGGTGATGCCCATTTAAGAAAATCTAACCCCACACATGATGGCGGAGCTTTTTTCAATTTCTCGTTAGCTGCCTCGGGATACGAGGAGTTAGGAATTCCGGAGGCGCTTATACCCTCGGAAAGGGCATTTCGCGACGGCTTGCAAAATAGGGTAAGCGAAACGGCTGATGACCTTGAAAAATGGGAGCCGGATTTCAGGCAACGAATTGATGCCCTAATCATAGTCGCGGACAGCAATATTTCAAAAGCAACACTGGAGAAAGATCGCATTTTAAATGAGGTATCCGGATTTGCAAAAATAGTCCATGTTCAGAAAGGGAAAGTCCTGCGTAATGCGAGCGGCATCGGCATTGAGCATTTCGGTTACGCCGACGGCGTTAGCCAACCCAGCTTTCTGGCCCATAACGATTCTCCGGCCTCACAATGGGACGATAATGGTGCTTTATTGAAGACACTCCTGGTGCCCGAAGCAAACGAAAGCGACACGGAGACATTCGGGAGCTACTTTGTATTCAGAAAGCTGGACCAAAATGTCAGGAAATTTAAAGAAATGGAGGACCGGTTAAGTAAGCAATTTAACAAGATATCTGATGAAGAATATGGAATATTAAACCGAAAAGGCAAAAGCAATAGGGAACTGGCAGGTGCAATGATCGTAGGCAGGTTTGAAGACGGGACTGCAGTAACAAATCATAGTGATGAGTTCGGAATAACAGGAGAAGCACAATTGGAAAACGATTTCGATTATCGCGATGATTTAAAAGGCTTGAAATGTCCGTTTCACGCGCACATCAGAATCACCAATCCTCGCCGGGATGTCAGTAATGAATTTGCAAAAAGCGTGAGACTTACGAGAAGGGGAATTCCATACAACGACATTGGCCGCGACGAGCATAATCTTGAAGAAGATCAACCAGATGGCGGTGTAGGGCTTCTTTTTATGTGCTATCAGAGCAGCATTGAAGGTCAATTTGAGTTTATTCAAAGGGATTGGGCTAATAAAGGGGACATTGGTGGCAAGCTTGTGGGCCAAGATGCGATTATTGGTCAGGGGCCGAATGGATTTATCAAATCTCTGCCGAATCAATGGAATACTGATACAGGCAGAGAAAATATACCTACCGATTTCAGGGACTTTGTTACCATGAAAGGCGGCGAGTATTTTTTTACGCCTAGTATCGGGTTTTTAAGAGGATTGGTTTGA
- a CDS encoding tetratricopeptide repeat-containing sensor histidine kinase, with protein MKKLLLILSILSSNCYAQQAAIDGLKQELSNAGSKPKGLVRDTLICYALKSIMRAYVDVDIDSSSHYNQLLIAQSEKPGLENYLIYAYQYAGYLYQVRGDYHQSIRYHYKALPLAEKMRQYTRTAASLGWLAHAYTSLTEFDKASKLCQQGLAVLRRHPDSYIESSILNVQGAIFRQQGELEQALEVNQKLYRLAQREQLTWYEAQGLHAIGWVYKEMKDMPKALDYFRKALSLARETGSADLEGSILLNISNLYSSQKRWTEALAYCQLAKETAKDVGDSSIEAEAFEALYKIFKQTGNPAKALNAYENYVLLRDSLSKEKTDHRIETLQAQYDNVQKTSELQKKQVELLANQKARKVLFIGIILILAVAGLLFWNNNGLQAKNKLINRQKAQLVTTQAELANINKTLESRVEERTLELVEANCELIRKNEEIKAALFKGQTIERKRVAIELHDNLSSLLSAVNMSIQHINPHHLSESEQSVYQNIKHLIQNAYAEVRNISHNILPAELEKEGLVRALASLVAKLNQNSPLQFSLMFAGLDQRLPAEIEFNVYSIVLELINNVIKHAKASAAGISIRRSSYGVDIAVTDNGIGLGENQVKKGIGLQNVETRLESLGGSLTATLSDGRGMRIAINIPIETESLNGNVFIA; from the coding sequence ATGAAAAAACTGCTACTTATTTTATCAATACTGTCGTCGAACTGCTACGCACAGCAGGCTGCTATCGATGGTTTAAAACAAGAACTAAGCAATGCGGGCTCGAAACCCAAAGGATTGGTAAGGGACACGCTTATATGCTACGCTCTGAAATCCATCATGCGGGCTTATGTGGATGTAGATATTGATTCCTCGTCGCATTACAACCAACTATTGATTGCTCAAAGTGAAAAGCCGGGACTGGAGAATTACCTGATTTATGCCTATCAATATGCCGGGTATCTTTACCAGGTACGCGGAGATTATCATCAGAGCATTCGCTACCATTATAAAGCGCTTCCGCTTGCCGAAAAAATGCGTCAATACACGCGGACGGCTGCTTCCCTCGGGTGGCTCGCTCATGCATATACCAGCCTGACGGAATTCGATAAGGCTTCAAAGCTTTGTCAGCAGGGCCTGGCAGTCCTGCGCAGGCACCCCGATTCTTACATTGAGTCTTCGATCCTCAATGTACAAGGGGCGATATTTCGGCAGCAGGGCGAGTTGGAACAAGCGCTTGAAGTTAATCAAAAACTTTACAGACTTGCCCAAAGGGAGCAGCTCACGTGGTATGAAGCCCAGGGATTGCACGCGATTGGCTGGGTTTATAAAGAAATGAAAGATATGCCCAAGGCACTGGATTATTTCAGAAAAGCACTTTCACTAGCCCGCGAAACAGGAAGTGCTGATCTGGAGGGAAGTATTTTGCTGAATATCAGCAATCTTTATTCCAGCCAGAAAAGATGGACAGAGGCCCTTGCTTACTGCCAATTGGCTAAAGAAACTGCCAAAGATGTGGGTGACAGCAGCATTGAAGCAGAGGCATTTGAAGCGCTTTACAAAATATTCAAGCAGACCGGCAACCCCGCCAAAGCGCTGAATGCATACGAAAACTATGTGCTGTTAAGAGACAGTCTTTCGAAGGAAAAAACAGACCATCGGATAGAAACGCTGCAGGCCCAATATGACAATGTTCAAAAGACCAGTGAATTGCAGAAAAAACAAGTAGAGCTATTGGCCAATCAAAAGGCCCGCAAAGTGCTTTTCATTGGAATAATTCTCATTTTGGCCGTTGCCGGGCTGCTTTTTTGGAACAACAACGGTCTGCAGGCCAAAAACAAACTAATCAACAGACAAAAGGCGCAGCTGGTAACAACCCAGGCAGAGCTTGCCAATATTAACAAGACGCTGGAAAGCCGGGTAGAAGAACGAACGCTGGAGCTGGTGGAAGCAAACTGCGAATTGATCAGGAAAAACGAGGAAATTAAAGCAGCACTTTTCAAAGGGCAGACTATTGAACGTAAACGGGTCGCAATTGAGCTGCATGATAATCTGAGTAGTCTCCTCAGTGCCGTTAACATGAGCATACAGCACATCAATCCGCACCATTTATCAGAATCAGAGCAGTCGGTGTATCAGAATATAAAGCATCTTATACAGAACGCGTATGCCGAAGTCCGCAACATCTCACACAATATTCTGCCTGCCGAACTGGAAAAAGAAGGTCTGGTAAGAGCTTTGGCTTCCCTTGTCGCTAAGCTCAACCAAAATTCACCGCTGCAATTTTCGTTGATGTTTGCAGGGCTGGATCAGCGGCTGCCTGCCGAAATTGAATTTAATGTTTATAGTATCGTGCTCGAACTGATCAACAATGTGATCAAACACGCGAAAGCATCAGCTGCGGGAATCAGCATACGCAGGAGCAGTTACGGCGTCGACATTGCAGTTACCGACAACGGAATCGGGCTGGGGGAAAACCAGGTTAAGAAAGGGATCGGCCTACAGAATGTTGAAACCAGGCTCGAATCCCTTGGCGGTAGCCTGACCGCTACATTGTCTGATGGTAGAGGCATGAGGATAGCCATAAACATTCCCATTGAAACGGAAAGCCTCAATGGGAATGTGTTCATCGCCTGA
- a CDS encoding family 16 glycoside hydrolase, protein MALPRLIPASDSVNVQQTTFGLDVIPRFVCNTWDEATSDSEGIDVVVIGSGMYGGYCASKIYEMSRERFAQGDATKALRVLVLEAGPFVVAEHTQNIPNLGLFDPAGAGPVSVGSGSNPGTRNLVWGVGWRSNQPFVGQAYCVGGKGIYWGGWCPRLQESDLKEWPEEVRNYLLDVNDNNPVGTRPISHKDPVTEKTFVRGEPLSAYEAVEYEIGVAPGDDFVFDPISFNKEGPEPVGLNEALRVFLTKQQATIDPRITQILPAPIAVQTQSYISGLFALDKYSSVPALTASTRADHGDGRSSDLRMCVVPLTHVIKLECAPAGAESPETGTRLVDRIVVNTPGGRKTLNLGPHCQVVLAMSSIESTRLALESFSLESSRLRAPGEELMGRNFMIHIRSDIKFKVEREKFAAFVATQWPGKKLADVLQLASLHVQCEGAHGTYQYQLYAATNTFGPDSNMYKMVPDLQIQSRIADDFDSESISLVLRSSGEVKGGRNTVLKDPAFDYVDLAGDADSDFEFGHRRAWVQFKTNPDHTSDLIWLDMHDTAHAIARALANGGSLTYDADYTLPAFSRQQGVGTTFHDAGTLWMGDHPDTSVTDANGHFHHVTNAYCADQALFTTVGSANPVLTGLGLARKVADDIVSRHGSYTAPASELTGFRIESLAPGRGWKTAPYNGIRLLDSDIIETNPDQGIGIYYLPEELDDFELSVEWKAFRTPAFPNSGILLRMPDPSAVNFNDQAQFDAFYESSIEVQIDDLGKNFDKDRIPQSIFGDSKYKTGAIYGVSPARQWASTVLAPDGPLTTERYWNLYQISVNQNEITVRLNGKLVNKATLPVSKRTKGFLGFQFHTGRVQFRNLHIK, encoded by the coding sequence ATGGCACTTCCCCGTCTTATCCCTGCCAGTGATTCTGTCAACGTCCAGCAAACAACATTTGGGCTTGACGTGATACCGCGTTTTGTTTGCAATACATGGGATGAAGCAACATCGGATTCGGAGGGAATTGATGTTGTCGTAATTGGCTCCGGCATGTATGGAGGATACTGCGCTTCAAAGATTTATGAAATGAGCCGGGAGCGTTTCGCACAGGGAGACGCCACCAAAGCGCTTCGTGTTCTGGTTTTGGAAGCAGGTCCATTCGTGGTGGCCGAACATACCCAGAACATTCCTAACCTCGGATTATTTGATCCTGCAGGTGCTGGACCGGTTTCCGTTGGATCGGGTTCAAATCCGGGAACCCGCAACCTGGTTTGGGGGGTAGGCTGGCGAAGTAACCAGCCGTTTGTCGGCCAAGCTTACTGCGTTGGCGGAAAGGGAATCTACTGGGGTGGGTGGTGCCCGCGTTTACAGGAATCCGATCTGAAAGAATGGCCGGAGGAAGTCCGTAATTATTTGCTGGATGTAAATGACAATAATCCTGTTGGCACAAGGCCAATCAGCCATAAAGATCCGGTGACGGAAAAGACATTTGTACGTGGCGAACCACTTTCTGCCTACGAGGCTGTTGAGTACGAAATCGGCGTTGCTCCGGGCGACGATTTTGTTTTTGATCCGATTTCTTTTAACAAGGAGGGCCCCGAACCGGTAGGGCTGAACGAAGCACTCCGCGTTTTCCTCACTAAACAGCAAGCAACGATTGATCCCCGGATTACTCAAATACTTCCTGCGCCGATCGCCGTCCAAACCCAGTCCTATATTTCCGGTTTATTTGCGCTGGACAAGTATTCCAGTGTTCCGGCATTAACGGCCAGCACGCGGGCAGATCATGGGGATGGCCGCTCCTCCGATCTGCGTATGTGTGTTGTTCCTCTGACCCACGTAATCAAACTGGAATGTGCCCCTGCCGGAGCCGAAAGCCCTGAAACAGGCACCAGACTTGTTGATCGTATTGTTGTCAATACGCCCGGAGGACGCAAAACGCTCAATCTCGGTCCTCATTGCCAGGTCGTACTGGCTATGAGCAGCATCGAGTCAACACGCCTTGCCCTCGAATCGTTTTCATTGGAATCTTCGCGTCTCAGAGCGCCGGGGGAGGAGCTGATGGGCCGTAATTTTATGATCCATATCAGGTCAGATATCAAATTCAAGGTTGAGCGTGAAAAATTTGCAGCGTTTGTTGCAACCCAATGGCCAGGAAAAAAATTAGCTGACGTGCTTCAGCTGGCTTCTCTGCACGTGCAGTGTGAAGGAGCGCATGGTACCTATCAATATCAGCTTTATGCAGCAACCAATACTTTTGGCCCTGATTCAAATATGTACAAGATGGTACCCGACCTGCAAATTCAATCGAGAATAGCAGACGACTTTGACAGTGAATCGATTAGTCTTGTGCTCAGGTCCAGCGGGGAGGTGAAAGGCGGGCGAAATACTGTATTAAAGGATCCCGCATTCGACTACGTTGACCTGGCAGGAGATGCCGACAGCGACTTTGAATTTGGTCACCGCAGGGCGTGGGTGCAATTCAAAACGAATCCCGATCATACTTCGGACCTAATTTGGCTGGATATGCACGACACTGCGCATGCGATTGCCCGGGCATTGGCAAACGGTGGTTCACTCACGTATGATGCTGATTACACATTGCCGGCATTCAGCAGGCAGCAAGGTGTGGGTACTACTTTCCACGATGCCGGGACCCTCTGGATGGGAGATCATCCCGATACCTCGGTAACCGACGCGAATGGACATTTTCATCACGTAACAAACGCTTATTGCGCAGATCAGGCATTGTTCACGACTGTCGGATCTGCGAACCCGGTTCTGACGGGGCTGGGACTGGCGCGCAAAGTTGCTGACGATATCGTGTCGCGTCACGGCAGTTACACCGCGCCGGCATCTGAGTTAACCGGTTTCAGGATTGAATCTCTCGCCCCGGGCCGCGGCTGGAAAACGGCTCCGTATAATGGTATCCGTTTGCTGGATTCTGATATCATTGAGACAAACCCGGATCAGGGAATCGGGATTTATTACCTGCCTGAAGAGCTTGACGATTTCGAGCTATCTGTTGAATGGAAAGCGTTCCGCACCCCGGCATTCCCGAACTCCGGCATACTGCTACGAATGCCTGATCCGTCTGCGGTCAATTTCAACGACCAGGCGCAATTTGATGCATTTTATGAGAGCTCCATTGAGGTTCAAATTGATGACCTGGGAAAGAATTTCGATAAAGACAGAATCCCCCAATCGATTTTTGGTGATTCGAAATACAAAACCGGTGCCATTTACGGTGTTTCTCCTGCTCGCCAATGGGCATCCACTGTACTCGCACCCGATGGTCCGTTAACAACAGAAAGATATTGGAACCTGTATCAGATCTCCGTGAACCAAAATGAAATAACGGTGCGGTTGAATGGAAAATTAGTCAATAAAGCGACGTTACCTGTCTCCAAAAGAACCAAAGGTTTTCTTGGTTTTCAATTTCACACAGGACGGGTGCAGTTTAGGAACTTACATATTAAGTAA